The following nucleotide sequence is from Psilocybe cubensis strain MGC-MH-2018 chromosome 13, whole genome shotgun sequence.
ATTATTTACTCTCCAACATTATCACTCTATTCTTTTTTATCTTCGTCTTACCGGACATCCATATCGGGAATATGACTCTtttccacatccacaaaatGCACTCGTCCTTTCTCCCGTAGCCCAACCATTGCATCAATTCAATCGCGAGGGCCAGACATTTAGTTGTCGGGCATCACACATTGGGAACAGTGCTGTACAATTCCGCAATCCATTGAACCATCAGATCATTACAGGTTTTATTGAAAGTATTTGgcagcttcttcttcaatcgaCTCTTCGAATCTTCATATCAATTTGTCCCCACCGTCCACTACCACTCGAGGAAGAAGCTCTTGGTCCATATCTCTCTAAACCAGAATTTCAAACACGTATCATGGATGCCAAACCAGGGGAATCAACTATTATAGTTGAGCCTGACCATATTATTACCCATTTAACAACATACACACGACCTATAGGTACCTATAGTATTCCTAGAGAGACCCTTATTGTCTGTTGGTCGTTGAATCGAGGCCGACGATGATGTAGATGTAGTTTGCAATTGAAATTAGTCGTCTGTTCCCGTAGATCACATGACTACACACGCACCTGTTGATAATGACAATAATTCTTTTGTTTTCACCCCTACTATCCAGCCCATTGCGGGCCTGTTTGAAAATCTAGGAGACACATCTCCCAGATTTCCAAACATGCCAAAAGTAGCTACTCTGCTACTATTGTTGCCGCCATTTGCCATCACCCTCGCTATCGCTGTCACTTCGCATCCACGCAATTCCTTCGATGCAACAAGCAGCATCACCGCTGCCCGTCTTGCTTGCCACCGTCCATAGGCTCGCCCACCCCTTCACGTCCTGCaacctctgcctcttccCAATCCCGTCGACACCTCAAATGTCGCTGGGTACATCTCCTCTAGCTCTTCGTAGGCAAGATCAAGCGCAGCTTCATCAACGTTGTCTACAACTGACAGTTCCTTGATGTATGCCTCAAGCCGGGTGACTTTGTCTTTGGCCGACGTGACAATGAAGTCAACTACATTCACGTCCGACGGCTCCGCCTCACCGCGTACAATGTAAATATCAATGTGCAGCCGGATTTCAATGTCACGCTCAGCAATCAATTGCAGGAATGGACTGCACTCGGTGTGATTAGCTGGCGCCATGGATGTGATATAGATAAACGATGAACCTTTCCGGAACCGTTCTTGCCTAGAAGACCAGTTTTCCCTTGCCACTGCCATCCACGGTCTTTCCCATCCCTTCATGTCACGGCAAGCACTGCTCGTCCtgccgcctccacctccatctaTGCCCGGTTCCATCAGCACAACGAGCAGCGGCGAGGCTGCTCGTTTTGCATCTCACTTCCATCCCCTGTCCCTTCACGCCACGACAAGCAGGTTGTTGTTctgcctccacctccacccacACCCAGTTCCGCCAACACAATAAGCAGCGGTGACGCTGTTTGTTTTGCTTGTCACCGTTCCCATCCCTTCACGTCACGATGAGTAGCGGCAAGGCTGCTTGTCCtactttcttttcctccacCCTTGCCCGGTTCCATTGACACAACGAGTAGCTTTATTGCTGCTCGTTTTGGttgccaccaccatcccCGTCCTTTCACATCACAATAAGCAGCCTCGCTGCCGCCTCTgcctccaccaccatcccCGTCCCTTCACCttatccacctccaccaaCTCCCAGCTCCGCTATCCCTGTCCCTTCACTTCACAACGAGAAGCTTTGCCGCTGCTCGTTCTCCTTGTCTGCCTCCATCCACACTTGGCCCTGGCTCCGTTGACACAACAAGCGGTGGCACCGCTGCTCATCCTGCCGCATCTGTCTTCACCCGTGCCTAATGTTCCataaatatttttttgttattACATTCTTTTCTATAAAATACAACAAAGTGAAGATAGCATAGATGTTGCCCAGCAACAGTAAGAAAATAGAAAGCTGAGCATAAAATGAGATGCATAGTCTGAGCATAAATGGAAGTAGCATAGCTGTAGCTTGAGGACAGTGACTGAATGTGAAAAGATTAAGCAGAATCATTGGCATACATATCTTCGTCGCCATTATTGAGAGGCGCCTCCTGTCCAATGACTCTGCTATCATTGTtaaattcttcatcttcattgaGAATGTTGTCCTCTGGCCCCCTCATTGTAGCATTCTCTACTTCACCCAATTCATCCTCACTGCCAGACGACTCGTCTTCCTCTGACATATCTGGGCTTCCGTCCTGGTACCGCTTAATCTCCTTTTCGGTAGGAAGGTTGTAGTCGAGTAAAACATCATTCCCATATTTCCTCATAAATCGTTTCTCGCTCATATCCTTCCAGGTCCCGCATTTTGCCCAAGTGTCACAATATTCAGGTAATGGCAACGCAACATATGCACCTCCTGATGCCTCAAGATACTTGATGCGAATTCGAATGGGAAGTTTGTTCCATTCATCTGGTTCAAACAAGTCAATAGGTCCTGACTTTGGAAGTTTCGTGAACTTTGAGGGAATAAACTCTTCGGGCATCTTTCGTGTTCGGAATGCTCTAATATTATTATACCATTATACATTTGTTAATATTTACAACATAAATtcaacaaaagaaaaacacataCATTGCATTGGGACGTCGGCCCACCTTATTCAAAGTAGATTCTTGATTTCTCTCTGATAACATTCTGAAAAACGCGGTCGCCTTTTTTGATCGGAATGGGACAGTCTTGATCTTGTAATATTCTTCTGTTCTAGGAGTACCCTCAGTGATTACGGTGTCCTTGCAGTATTCGTCATCTGAATGAGCATCATTTGAATCGACTAAGGCCCTGGTGCGATTGTTGAACATGAAGTCATTAAGAACATTTAGCCTTTGCTTTCGTAGCTAGGCAAAGTAATTGATAAAATTAGTCTTGTATAAATATAGATAGAAAACTGATATCTTACCTCTTTTCGACGTGAATAAACTCCCTTCATTGTATTGTCCCTCGCAAGCGCACCAGGAGATTTTGCCTCAAGTTTTGCATTTCCATGCATATACGAAAAAACAAAGCTCCGGTAAAGTTTGCGAAGCAAAGTATGATTTCCAGATGCAGAAGCATCCACACCGAGACTACTGTATCCATATGATAAAAGCACTTGTTCAAATGTCACCAGTGCAATATGTTCGTGGAGAAGATTATACGCAGTTCCAGGTCCATTTCCAAGAAGATCAGGTGCCCATTTCCGAAGGCCCATTGCGGCAACAGTGCGAAACATCAGAAGAAGGTCAGATTCAGCCATACGGCGGATTCTGGATGCAATAGTTCCAGATGATGGTAGGTTGGAAAGAAAGTTGTCGACCACATTGCGTGCAGCATTGATATTGACAGAATTATCATCTAGGCTGGACATGACAGATACACGAAGAGCACTAGACGAGGTTGCATCTGACGGATTAAACCTCTTATTAAATGCTGCTCTGTCATCCGGAGTAACGGTAGGGGGAACAGCATTTTGGCTTGCTAAACGCCACAGAATACGAATGTGAAGCTCGAGCGCAGACTGATGGAGCAAAGTTAAAATCGAACAAAAGTATATTCACACTTAACATACCTTGATATTTTTATCTGTTGCTTTTATATCGGATTTTCGCAAATGATAGTCACTAGGCTTTTTAGGCCTTTTGGGACGAGATGGTAAGGGAGCAATTATACGGGACTTCTTGGAACTACTAGGACCACTTGCAACCGGCTGAGTATCGGGCTCCTTTCGCTTTTTTGAAGATGATCCCAATGCAGGTGTGGGTGAATGTGCTTGATGTTGAGTTTGTGGTTGGACCAAGGTGTGCGATGGTGATTGATCCATTTGAATGTCTTGACCTGAACTACTTGCCATTCAGAAAATTGGGGGTGGAAGCAAAAGCTGAACTGTGGAATGCGCCTTTGACCCCCAAAACCATGTGTCTAAGCCATGCTTTGATTGCAAATTGGGTAGCAAATCGCGTTGCAGAAATCCCCTTTGTTCAAAGGCGCGGTGCTAATTAGTCACATGACATAAGCAACGCGTCTCTGGTCTAGGTCACGGTGTCACCTTGGATCACGGGAGATTTCCAAGGCAATGATGATGCAATCTATCAGCCATTTTGAACTTTGGCTCCGGCATTGCGTCATTGTGACCGGTAAACGGCACGGAGGAGGTTTTTTACCCAACCCCAAAAGGAGTAGACAGAAAATTAATATATTTTGGTTTAAATATTTATTGTTATTGGGAAAAAACGTGTACCAAATTTCAACCGTGACGGGCACGGTTGAAATTTGACCGTGCTGGCTTTTGCCCCCCGTgttacatgcactgacatgcactgacatttcttgttgcccAGCTGAAACAATGCCTGAAACGGTTGGAGATCATCACCCAGATTACCGTGGCAGGCAAAATGGACCCATGGATGCTCCCTAAGTCCTTGAAGAACTGCATCCCGAGTGGCTTCCTTTCCAATGATAACCTTGGCAGAGTCGCTAAGCTGTTGAATGATTTTCACTTCCTCACCTACGTGTTGTAGTGCATCATCAGGGTGGCCCACGACGAGCAATGTGGGAGCTTTGCGCCGAATGATATTTGACCGTGCTCTAATTAATGCGGAGAGTGTAGGTGTATAGGAGGACGTGTAGAGATCTGGGAGATTTCTTTCCCCCCCTCTGTACGGACCTGCGGCATGGAGAGGAAGCGAGCAAAGCTCTGATGTCGGGCACCACCAAATGCGAGACCTGTGGGGCACTCCAGGTTGGCTGATTATCGGGTGCACAATTTTATCCCAGAGAAAACGCAATACGCCAATGATCTTGAAGTTCGGTAAGTTGGACCTGTGGCAAGGGAACTAGGATAGGAGAAGTGTTGTTTAGCAGAATGATTGCGTCGCAGCGGTAACTGCTGATGTTAATGATTATTACTGGTCCCTCAGCGGCAGCTGAGCAAAGGTCGGTGAACAAATTTGATTGCAAAAAGTTCTCAAAACCCTCCATTCGACGAATTTCTGCCACTACATCCTCTCGCTCTTCCGAAAGAATACGATGTCTCCTCATTTGGGCATCAAAAGCAATGGCTGATGTTGGCTTTTCGTCTAATGCACCCGGGCCCTTCCCGGAGAGCAATACGAGATGTTCCAGCTCGGCGCTAATAGTCTCCAAACGATCAGCAAGCACCCCACCGCCCTCGACCTGACGGAGCTGCTCAAGTGGATATGAAAAAGAATTTACTTTTGACCAAAGAATGGATCTTCCTTGCTCTAACAATTCCACCGCAAGCTCTAAATCTCCTCCATCAATAGAAGCAGAAGCCGCATCAGAAGCAATTGACTTCGGGGCGAGGGTTGTCCTGGAAGCTGTGGCAAGGAATCTTTGCTGAGATTCAACATTGGGAAGAAAAGTCAAGCAACGGTTTAGGAGACTCAGTGAGGATCTACACGCCAACAGCAGAGTGTGGTGATGATATTCTTGCGCTGCCTCTGTCCAGTGGTGAGCTGCTCTAAGCCGATATTCAGCAAAAGACATAGCATCGTTGGTCCCCTGTTCATACAACTGGAAGGTCTCTTCGCAGTCTTCCTGTCTTTTACATCGTTGAAGGCGAGTCCATAAAGCATCCGCAAGATttaaaagggaaaggcaacGATTTGGATAGTCTGGCGGGCAAAGGCTGATTGCGTCACGGTGAAAACCAATTGCGTCATCCAGATCTTCCATTTTGTTCAACCGCTTATAGCGGGCAAGCAAGGCATTGGCAAGGTTCATGAGAGACATTGGACGGTCGGGGTTTCCAACAGGTCGGAGTCTAAGGACTTCACGATGGGATGAAATCGCTAGGTCTAAGTCCTCCATACAATTGAGCTTCCAAAAACGGGAAAAAAGAGCGCTGGCGAGATTCATAAGTCCGAGGTAGTAAATTGGGTGACCTGAAGATGTGATATCGAGCGCTTCTTTGCACATTGAGATGCAATCCTCCAAGTTCTGAAGGTTTCCCCATCGTCCATACCGATTGAAAAGTGATGATGCAAGATTTAGAAGGGATTGCGCCCGGTTTTTGCTTCCAGGCGGATATAGATTTAGCGCGCTAATGTGAGATAAAATGGCCTCTTTCAGATCCTCGACCCTGCCTAGTCTCTCATAACGGATACGTAGGCAAGTTCCAAGGTTCATAAGAGTCATTGCACTAGCCGTTTCCCCCCCACCTGGATGCTGGATTCTGAGTGCGTCACGGTTATTTGCAATGGCAGACTCTAGATCTTCCACCCTTCCCAAACGTTGATATTGACAAATCATAACCCCCGCAAAGTTCATGAGGCTCAGTGGGCGATCTGGGTGATTTGGAGGTAGAATTCCAAGTGAATTGCTGTACAGCGAGATGGCATCTTCTAAGTCCTTCATTTCTCCAAGTTGGTGATATCTGTCCCGAAGTACAACAGCGAGGTTCATAGAAATTGCGGCTTGGTCTGGGTGACCAGGAGAGATACGACTTTGGGCTTCCCGTGAGAATAATACAGCATCCTCTAAATCCTTCATGGCCCCTAGGCGTTCATACCTACTACGAAGACAACACCCAAAGTTAGTGGCGGCCATAGGACGGTCTGGATGGCCTGCAGGGCAGAGTTTGAGTACCTGACGATGCATTTTGATGGCTTCCTCCAAATCTGATATATTACCCAGTCTGTCGTATCGAATATTAAGGGTACCAGCAAAGTTTGCGAAGAACAGGTGGTACTCGGGTTGATCGGACTGACTGGTGTGCAGGGCTTCACGATGTGATGAGACGGCACCTTCGAGATCTTTCATGTCTCCCAGGCGCTCATATCGCGTACGAAGAGCCGTACCAAAGTTGAGTAAGGTCATTGGACGGTCTCGGTTTCCTGGGGGACGTAGGGCAATTGCACTCTGGAACGCCAATATACTATCCTCTAGGTCCCCTATCCTACTGGATTGTTGATAACGGGTGAACAGAAAATTTCCAAGGTCTGTTAACACATTGGAGCGATATGGGTGAGTAGGGGAGCCGATTCTAAGCACCTGTCGGTAGATGGCGATGGAATTGTCGAGATCCATCACGTCAACAGGCTGGAGCTAGTAACAAACCTGGTGAGTTTGCCAGAATTACAGGATCTGAGAAAAAATGGTAACGTACACAATGTCCTCACTCTTATCTCTTCAGCATACAACGCAGGATACTTGGGGGTTGTTATATCATTTTGTGCCAAGACCTGTGGGAAAGGAAATTGGTGATTCATCTCCAACCAAAAACACAAGTACAGGCTGTCAGAACGACGCGCTGGAACTGTCTTAGGATTGTTGGGCTGTCGAAACTGTGTAAGGCGCTTTAAAAAGCTCGTTGAGTCACGAGATCCTTTCCGCTTCGCTGACAGTTCAGACACCACTGGGTTAAGCAAACGCACTGCCATCCATGTCAGACATCATGCTGTGTTCAAGGCAAATTCTTTCCACAGGTAATCATCTGTATCCATCGTGATAGCACGCACCATTGAGTCAATGGCTCAGACTACCGCTAGTCCGTTTAATGGAATAAATAATGTTGGAGGACTAGGACAGGCTGGGAGTTCAGTGAGTTCTTCGTATCCCTATTCATCAAACTGGTCTGGTAACATTCAAAAGTCGAAGCTGTGGAGATGCGGCGATCCATACCGATATCCTTTCCCTGAATCCGAAGGAGATCCATGGAACTGTGTGCTGGAGCCGTATCGGAAGAACGATAGGATACAGTGTGAAGCGTGGAAAGATGAAGTCCAGAATCTTCTGATCTTTGTATGTTCACTTTCGATTTCAACTTTTCATTTACCGTGTATGTTGAAACATTGACAAATTTAGGCCGGTTTGTTCTCTGCAGTAGTCACTGCATTCACCGTGGAGTCTTACAAGAATCTTCAACCTGATCCAAACGATACGATAGTCTACCTTTTGGCCCAGTTAGTCGACAGTTCTTCGAACGTATCCAACGTAGCCTTGCCCCCGCCCATTTTTGTAAGGTCAGCATCGGCACTACGCGTCAACATCTTCTGGTTCCTCAGCCTTGTTCTCAGTCTCACAACGGTGCTCGTCGGGATAGTTGGGCTACAGTGGATTCGAGAACACCAGCAGTACACGGACGAGATTGACCCTCGAAACTCTCTATCGGTTTTCCGCATGCGCTCACATGGATTGAGAGAATGGTTTGTTCCGCAGATTTTCACTGGCCTTCCTTTGCTCCTCCAGTCGGCTGTGTTTCTCTTTCTGATTGGTATCATCGACTTCTTATATTCCTTAGACCACACGGTGTCTGGATGGATAACCGTCGCAGTGGCACTCACCCTACTATTTCTGTTAGCCACTACAGCACTTCCGACAATGCAGCTGTTTGTGCCTCACGATGGTCAACATACTATCCCCCCTACACAGTGCCCCTACAGATCTCCTCAGGCACGTATTTTTATGGTCATCACCACCAGAATATATACCGCCGTTATGCTTCTGGACGCTTTTATCCCTTTTAGAAAATTTAGACGAATCAAAAAGCATTTCGCTGCTCGATTCGCGTTGCGGCAGAACTTCAAGAGCTGGATCGCCTTTGACGCGTGGTGGCTAAATATCCGGGAAGCTCATATAAAATACAGACACGCACCTAAATTTGACGGTAGCCACAATATCTATAACACGATCTCATTGTGGCAAAATGCGTCGACATTGCCCACAGAACTGGAAGCCGAAGCGCTCCTCGACGCGCTCGATCAATACTCACACAATGACGCCGTTGTTTTTGCCCTCTACCATTGTTTCTCCGAAGTCGCTAAAGTGCAAAATTCAATTCAGTTTGAGCTGTTCCAGCGCTACTATATCCAGGCAACAGGACTACCGTACCGCGAGACGTACTGGCCGTCACGTCTCATGCCTCCCTTTGACTCCAGCACTTCGCGCCTATTGCACCACGAGAACATGGTATGGTTCCTGCTCTCTCTAGGTCGGAATGGACATTCAAAACGGGTGGAAGCACATATCGTACCGCATCTCATTGAGTTGAAGACGCGTATCACGGCATATACGATGATCACTTGTCGCTCTGTTATCAAAAACACAGATTTTCTGGATTATAGCCAGGAGCATATGCATTTCGCGCTCGGCAAGCCGGATGGAAATTACCTTGCTTACAGTGCATTTGGGGAGCCAAATTTCCGTTATCCGGTTTCAGATGTAATGTACCAAGGTGACCAAGGTTTCAATTTTACTTTCGCATGTCATGTATCTGATCATACACTGAACCATTACAGAAACGCTCAATCAAGCATACCTAATCTACGAGCGGTTTACTCGAAAGGTAGCTATGATAAAGGAGAGTACTAAACTGGAAGAAACGACTTATAACCACATGATATGCATTAAGTTCCTCGACATTCCAATGTCGCTTTTGAGGCATGACATGTGGGCACAGGACACGGCCATTTCCCTCCACCCAATCTTATATCGCACTCTCCAGTTCATGGTCACGACTTTGGACAGAGTAGTCTCCGAAAATACCGAACGTCcacttcttttcctttccgcATCGTATGTGCTCAACAGAATTCTACAGCCACTCGAAGGTGCCAAGGAGCACTACACTAGCAATATTTACTATCGGACGAAGAACCAGTCGGATATTCTGCCATGGATTGTGCAAACACCTATCATCATGCTTATGGAGGCCTTGATACGCTACCACGACCACTTCCATCCGACTAGATGCTCCCCGTTTTCGCTGCGCCAGCTCTCTTATGAGCGTATATTTCTCTGGAAGCTCGAGCCTGGCGCGGTTTATGAGTTCAAGCGTTATGTAGAGATTCCCAGGGATCCTGTCCTTGACAGTTGATGCGGTAGAAAAAGTGAACTATCATTTTTATATCATGCCCACACAATGTTGGGAAAGTTGATTCTCTGGAAGCCTGGAGTGGTTGAGGTCGCTCGATACTAGCCATGCCAGCGTCGAGGCCTCCCATAAATAACTCCACCGCCCACCGTCTATCATCTATGATGTCAAATGACAAACTTCCAACAACGATGAGATACATATCTGAGTTCCTGTCGTGTCTCGTCACTGCGAACAATGCGCCTTTGATGAGTGTGATTTTGATTGTGTTTCGAAATGTAAAGTTACTATACCATAGGCTAGGTGACATATCGCAATTCACGAGAGCTGAATAACTTGCGGCTCTTGAAGACCGCAGGTCGTAAAAGAGAACTTGGTATGACCAATCTCTGAAAGTAGCAAATTATACCTAGTCTATCTTAACTGCGTAAAAAATCATTATGAGCATTGAGCGTCTCGCCAAGACATCCTAAGTCACTCACCCTACGCTGTCTTTTTCGACGTTTTTCGCTTTTAGCACCGCAGACAATTCACGGGAGGGTAGCAACGACGACTGGTGTGGGAAATTCGGTCCATCTGTTACCCAGTGCTATTTTTACGCGGTGGCCGTGCGGTGCCTACAAGCCGAGAGTTATCAATTCTGGTTGATCATTGGAATGAAGTCAAAAAACAGGAAAAAAGCACTGTATGCTCGTCATTCCTATATTACTGTCTTTTACCTGCTTTGAGAAGCTTTAAAAGTAGATGTTTGGGCTTTGGAATTAATCGCAATCATAAGCTTGCCGACATGCCGTTAATCCGATCAGAGGTAGTTCATCAGCATTGTGACATCAGGATGTGAGCTATAAATAGCCAGTGGCGTTTACATCGGGCATTGGGCAGT
It contains:
- a CDS encoding putative ABC transporter ATP-binding protein C16H5.08c, which codes for MAPANHTECSPFLQLIAERDIEIRLHIDIYIVRGEAEPSDVNVVDFIVTSAKDKVTRLEAYIKELSVVDNVDEAALDLAYEELEEMYPATFEVSTGLGRGRGCRT